Proteins co-encoded in one Streptomyces roseochromogenus subsp. oscitans DS 12.976 genomic window:
- a CDS encoding toxin-antitoxin system, toxin component, which yields MRRLCNELVGGLKLSAPAPPRELYRALCDTMGRRRGRPVHFRAAAFPPGTASGLWLDLSDRDLVVVEERTAPDHQLVILGHELWHMQADHRGHHVDGIGVATRLVQDDTDQDALQATVQRVAARTRFDLAEERAAETFGLLLASKCRTWLAGSALRVPVLRDDVAGRIEASLGYPGAQG from the coding sequence ATGCGCCGGCTGTGCAACGAGCTGGTGGGCGGGCTGAAGCTGTCCGCGCCGGCGCCACCGCGGGAGCTGTACCGCGCGCTGTGCGACACGATGGGCCGCCGCCGCGGCCGCCCGGTGCACTTCCGTGCGGCCGCCTTCCCGCCGGGAACCGCGAGCGGACTGTGGCTGGACCTGAGCGACCGCGACCTCGTCGTGGTGGAGGAACGCACCGCGCCCGACCATCAGTTGGTGATCCTCGGACACGAGCTGTGGCACATGCAGGCCGACCACCGCGGACACCATGTCGACGGCATCGGGGTCGCCACGCGGCTGGTGCAGGACGACACCGACCAGGACGCGCTGCAAGCCACGGTGCAGCGGGTCGCGGCCCGGACCCGCTTCGACCTCGCCGAGGAGCGCGCGGCCGAGACCTTCGGCCTGCTGCTGGCCAGCAAGTGCCGTACCTGGCTGGCCGGTTCGGCCCTGCGGGTCCCGGTGCTGCGCGACGACGTGGCCGGCCGGATCGAGGCCTCCCTGGGGTATCCGGGGGCGCAGGGCTGA
- a CDS encoding 4'-phosphopantetheinyl transferase family protein, translating to MIEELLPESVVVVEAHADDPLWDAPLYPEEAAIVERAVDKRRREFAAVRGCARRAMEKLGVPAQPVVTGERGAPRWPDGLIGSMTHCDDFCAAALARAGEPVSLGIDTEPHGPLPEGVGPSVFLPAETERLARLARRQPAVHWDRILFSAKESVYKAWFPLTRAWLDFSEADITLHPGPGDEPYGTLRAELLVPGPRVGDRRLQAFDGRWIVRDGLVATAVVVP from the coding sequence GTGATCGAGGAGCTGCTCCCGGAGTCGGTCGTGGTCGTGGAGGCACACGCTGACGACCCGCTGTGGGACGCCCCGCTCTACCCCGAGGAGGCGGCGATCGTCGAGCGGGCGGTGGACAAGCGCCGCCGCGAGTTCGCCGCTGTACGTGGCTGCGCCCGGCGCGCCATGGAGAAGCTCGGCGTGCCGGCGCAGCCGGTGGTCACCGGCGAGCGGGGCGCACCGCGCTGGCCGGACGGCCTGATCGGCAGCATGACCCACTGCGACGACTTCTGCGCCGCCGCCCTGGCCCGCGCCGGCGAGCCGGTCTCCCTCGGCATCGACACCGAACCGCACGGCCCGCTCCCTGAAGGCGTCGGCCCCTCCGTCTTCCTGCCCGCCGAGACCGAGCGGCTCGCCCGGCTCGCCCGCCGGCAGCCGGCCGTGCACTGGGACCGGATCCTGTTCAGCGCCAAGGAGTCCGTCTACAAGGCGTGGTTCCCGCTCACCCGTGCGTGGCTGGACTTCTCCGAGGCCGACATCACCCTCCACCCGGGCCCCGGCGACGAGCCGTACGGCACCCTGCGCGCCGAGCTTCTCGTCCCCGGGCCCCGGGTCGGCGACCGCCGGCTCCAGGCCTTCGACGGCCGGTGGATCGTACGCGACGGACTGGTCGCCACCGCCGTGGTCGTCCCGTAG
- a CDS encoding metallophosphoesterase family protein → MESGAGAGQLLAISDLHISYPENRALVEEMRPTSDEDWLLVAGDIAETVADIRWTLEKLSARFRKVVWAPGNHELWTHPKDPVTLRGVARYDHLVELCRELGVVTPEDPYPVWQGPGGPVAVAPLFLLYDYSYLPPGCATKAEGLAYAESTGIVCNDEYLLHPDPYPSRDAWCRARVAETERRLAELPADLPVVPVNHYPLHRHPTEVLWHPEFAMWCGTLLTADWHRRFPVATMVYGHLHIPRTTWHDGVRFEEVSVGYPREWRKRPDPPGRLRRILPMEVEPGDRGAAPGVGRGRGGTR, encoded by the coding sequence GTGGAGTCTGGGGCCGGGGCCGGGCAGCTGCTGGCCATCAGCGACCTGCACATCAGCTATCCGGAGAACCGCGCCCTGGTCGAGGAGATGCGGCCCACGAGCGACGAGGACTGGCTGCTCGTGGCCGGTGACATCGCCGAGACGGTCGCCGACATCCGCTGGACCCTCGAAAAGCTCTCGGCCCGCTTCCGCAAGGTCGTGTGGGCCCCGGGCAACCACGAGCTGTGGACCCACCCGAAGGACCCCGTCACCCTGCGCGGCGTCGCCCGCTACGACCACCTGGTCGAGCTCTGCCGCGAGCTGGGCGTCGTCACCCCCGAGGACCCCTACCCGGTGTGGCAGGGCCCCGGCGGCCCGGTCGCCGTCGCCCCGCTGTTCCTGCTGTACGACTACTCGTACCTGCCGCCCGGCTGCGCCACCAAGGCCGAGGGCCTGGCCTACGCGGAGAGCACGGGCATCGTCTGCAACGACGAGTACCTGCTGCACCCCGACCCCTACCCGAGCCGCGACGCCTGGTGCCGGGCACGGGTCGCCGAGACCGAGCGCAGGCTCGCCGAGCTGCCCGCGGACCTGCCCGTCGTACCGGTCAACCACTATCCGCTGCACCGGCACCCCACCGAGGTGCTGTGGCACCCCGAGTTCGCCATGTGGTGCGGCACCCTGCTGACCGCAGACTGGCACCGGCGCTTCCCGGTCGCGACCATGGTCTACGGCCATCTGCACATCCCGCGCACCACCTGGCACGACGGAGTCCGCTTCGAAGAGGTCTCCGTAGGCTATCCCCGAGAATGGCGCAAGCGTCCGGACCCGCCGGGCAGGCTGCGCCGCATCCTGCCGATGGAGGTCGAACCCGGTGATCGAGGAGCTGCTCCCGGAGTCGGTCGTGGTCGTGGAGGCACACGCTGA
- a CDS encoding ATP-grasp domain-containing protein, with protein MLSRVRVWLNRTYAENVFFMDQLRRNPSDRAVEIHATHGDPDSPVLAAADTADLEPEGLSPAAYVEYALDQCVRRGIDVFVPRLHQAALVAHRAEFAAAGTALLAPTAEAVAVFEDKAIAYEAVRSVGVPVPPWWRVRSADELLAAVEELEAAGHKACFKPAAGAGGVGFRMITRSPFSLAGLDGFPSPYVQLDLVVEALRRAGQPVDWLVMPRLEQPEVSVDCLTGPDNLLRLAVGRTKNGRRRGFTLDERWLEPARLIAEGFGLHHLSNIQFRMLGDRPVLLDVNTRPSGGLHQLSLCGVNVPWAAVRLALGEDPGVIEPPFLGQDYTVVSGPRSLLPVPAGVPRQREAGIAVPTVPVQAASAVEALPL; from the coding sequence ATGCTCTCTCGCGTACGCGTCTGGCTCAATCGCACGTACGCGGAGAACGTGTTCTTCATGGATCAGCTGCGCAGAAATCCCAGCGATCGCGCCGTGGAGATCCATGCCACGCACGGGGACCCCGACTCCCCCGTGCTGGCCGCCGCCGACACCGCCGATCTGGAGCCGGAGGGCCTGTCCCCGGCCGCGTACGTCGAGTACGCCCTGGACCAGTGCGTCCGGCGCGGCATCGACGTGTTCGTGCCCCGGCTGCACCAGGCGGCGCTCGTCGCGCACCGCGCGGAGTTCGCGGCGGCCGGTACGGCGCTGCTGGCGCCGACCGCCGAGGCGGTGGCCGTGTTCGAGGACAAGGCGATCGCGTACGAGGCGGTCCGCTCGGTCGGTGTCCCGGTGCCGCCGTGGTGGCGGGTGCGCTCGGCCGACGAACTCCTCGCCGCTGTTGAGGAGTTGGAGGCGGCCGGGCACAAGGCGTGCTTCAAGCCGGCGGCCGGTGCCGGCGGGGTCGGCTTCCGGATGATCACCCGTTCCCCGTTCTCGCTGGCCGGCCTCGACGGGTTCCCGAGCCCGTACGTCCAGCTGGATCTGGTCGTCGAGGCGCTGCGGCGGGCCGGGCAGCCGGTGGACTGGCTGGTGATGCCGCGCCTGGAGCAGCCCGAGGTGTCGGTCGACTGCCTGACCGGCCCGGACAATCTGCTGCGGCTCGCGGTGGGCCGCACCAAGAACGGCCGGCGGCGCGGCTTCACCCTGGACGAGCGGTGGCTGGAACCGGCCCGGCTGATCGCGGAGGGCTTCGGGCTGCACCACCTGTCCAACATCCAGTTCCGGATGCTCGGGGACCGGCCGGTGCTGCTCGACGTCAACACGAGGCCCTCCGGGGGCTTGCACCAGCTGTCACTGTGCGGGGTGAACGTGCCGTGGGCGGCCGTGCGGTTGGCGCTGGGTGAGGATCCGGGGGTGATCGAGCCGCCGTTCCTGGGGCAGGACTACACGGTGGTGTCGGGGCCGCGGTCTCTGTTGCCCGTGCCCGCGGGGGTTCCTCGGCAGCGGGAGGCGGGGATCGCCGTTCCGACGGTGCCTGTGCAGGCGGCTTCGGCGGTGGAGGCCCTGCCGCTCTAG
- a CDS encoding alpha-mannosidase produces the protein MHDERRRIEERVARLHTQRIKPAIYAACVPLDVAAWQAPGEPVPFEEATAALYTPFAMDTPWGPPWGTTWFRMRGRVPAEWAGRRVEAVIDLGFVGDWPGSQAEALVHDADGTPLKAVNPLNQYVPVAHPAAGGEEVEYLVEAASNPDVLANGFAGPTPLGDVRTAGDRRLYTFRRADLAVLDEQVWHLDLDLQVLRELMAELGEHEPRRHEIAHALDRAMDLLDLDDISGSAPAVRDALRPVLAKPAHASAHLVSGVGHAHIDTAWLWPIRETKRKTSRTFSNVTALADEYEEFVFACSQAQQYEWVRDNHPHIWERIKKSVAKGQWAPVGGMWVEADGNLPGGEALARQLVHGKRFFMEHFGIETKGVWLPDSFGYTAAYPQLAKLAGNEWFLTQKISWNQTNAFPHHTFWWEGIDGTRIFTHFPPIDTYNARFSGEEMARAVRNYAEKGGATRSLAPFGWGDGGGGPTREIMERARRLRDLEGSAKVEIEHPDAFFAKARAEYPDAPVWAGELYLELHRATYTTQARTKQGNRRCEHLLREAELWASTAALHAPGYSYPYEKLDRLWKTVLLHQFHDILPGSSIAWVHREAEAEYTRVAGELRDLTGEAIAALGSGGPRVFNTSPRDRAEVVRTPEGTPVYVQVPANGSAPLTPAEPPHPVTVSGRTLDNGIVRVQVADDGTLSSVYDLRSGREVLAGQGNLLRLHTDLPNCWDAWDIDKHYRNRYTDLLESDSVTVAEQDPLVGAIRVIRSFGKGSRITQTITVRAGSARIDVETDIDWHETEKILKAGFPVDLRAPHSSAEIQFGHVQRPTHTNTSWEAARFEVSGHRWVHIAEPGYGVAVLNDSTYGHDITRTVRDDGGTTTTVRLSLVRAPRVPDPEADQGRHRFTYAVLPGASIDDAVAEGYALNLPLRVADSAGEPEPVVSVEGEGVTVEAVKLADDGSGDVVVRLYESRGGRAHGVLRTGFPSTGAQVTDLLERPLGDAQTDASGGVPLTLRPFQILTLRLRRA, from the coding sequence ATGCACGACGAACGCCGCCGGATCGAGGAGCGTGTCGCACGCCTCCACACCCAGCGCATCAAGCCCGCGATCTACGCGGCCTGCGTCCCCCTGGACGTCGCGGCCTGGCAGGCCCCAGGGGAACCGGTGCCCTTCGAGGAGGCCACGGCCGCCCTGTACACACCGTTCGCCATGGACACCCCATGGGGCCCGCCCTGGGGGACGACCTGGTTCCGGATGCGCGGCCGGGTGCCCGCGGAGTGGGCCGGCAGGCGGGTGGAGGCGGTCATCGACCTCGGCTTCGTCGGCGACTGGCCCGGCAGCCAGGCCGAGGCGCTCGTCCACGACGCCGACGGCACCCCGCTGAAGGCCGTCAACCCGCTCAACCAGTACGTGCCGGTCGCCCACCCGGCGGCGGGCGGTGAAGAGGTCGAGTATCTGGTGGAGGCGGCCTCCAACCCGGACGTCCTCGCGAACGGCTTCGCCGGGCCGACCCCGCTCGGCGATGTACGGACAGCGGGCGACCGTCGGCTGTATACATTCCGCCGCGCCGATCTCGCCGTCCTCGACGAGCAGGTCTGGCACCTCGACCTCGACCTCCAGGTGCTGCGCGAACTCATGGCGGAACTCGGCGAGCACGAGCCACGCCGGCACGAGATCGCGCACGCCCTCGACCGGGCCATGGACCTGCTCGACCTGGACGACATCTCCGGCTCGGCCCCCGCCGTGCGCGACGCCCTGCGCCCGGTGCTCGCCAAGCCCGCCCACGCCAGCGCACACCTTGTCTCCGGCGTCGGACACGCGCACATCGACACGGCCTGGCTCTGGCCGATCCGCGAGACCAAGCGCAAGACGTCCCGGACCTTCTCCAACGTCACCGCGCTCGCTGACGAGTACGAGGAGTTCGTCTTCGCCTGCTCCCAGGCCCAGCAGTACGAGTGGGTGCGGGACAACCACCCCCACATCTGGGAGCGGATCAAGAAGTCGGTGGCGAAGGGCCAGTGGGCGCCGGTCGGCGGCATGTGGGTGGAGGCCGACGGCAATCTGCCCGGCGGTGAGGCCCTCGCCCGCCAACTGGTGCACGGCAAACGGTTCTTCATGGAGCACTTCGGCATCGAGACCAAGGGTGTCTGGCTGCCGGACTCCTTCGGCTACACCGCGGCCTACCCGCAGCTGGCGAAGCTCGCCGGCAACGAGTGGTTCCTCACCCAGAAGATCTCCTGGAACCAGACCAACGCCTTCCCCCACCACACCTTCTGGTGGGAGGGTATCGACGGCACTCGCATCTTCACCCACTTCCCGCCCATCGACACCTACAACGCCCGCTTCAGCGGGGAGGAGATGGCCCGCGCGGTCCGCAACTACGCCGAGAAGGGCGGCGCCACCCGCTCCCTCGCCCCCTTCGGCTGGGGCGACGGCGGAGGCGGCCCCACCCGCGAGATCATGGAACGCGCCCGGCGGCTGCGGGACCTGGAGGGTTCGGCGAAGGTCGAGATCGAACATCCCGACGCGTTCTTCGCCAAGGCCCGCGCCGAGTACCCGGACGCCCCGGTCTGGGCCGGCGAGCTGTACCTGGAGCTGCACCGTGCCACCTACACCACCCAGGCCCGCACCAAGCAGGGCAACCGCCGCTGCGAACACCTGCTGCGCGAGGCCGAGTTGTGGGCCAGCACGGCCGCCCTGCACGCGCCGGGCTACAGCTATCCGTACGAGAAGCTGGACCGCCTGTGGAAGACGGTACTGCTGCACCAGTTCCACGACATCCTGCCCGGCTCCTCCATCGCCTGGGTGCACCGCGAGGCCGAGGCCGAATACACCCGCGTGGCAGGGGAGTTGCGTGACCTCACCGGCGAGGCGATCGCCGCGCTGGGCAGCGGCGGGCCCCGGGTGTTCAACACCAGCCCCCGGGACCGCGCCGAGGTGGTCCGCACCCCCGAGGGCACACCGGTGTACGTACAGGTGCCCGCGAACGGCTCCGCGCCCCTCACACCCGCCGAACCCCCGCATCCGGTCACGGTCAGCGGACGCACCCTGGACAACGGAATCGTCCGTGTACAGGTGGCGGACGACGGAACACTGTCGTCTGTATATGATCTACGATCCGGTCGCGAAGTCCTCGCCGGCCAGGGCAATCTGCTTCGCCTCCACACGGACCTGCCCAACTGCTGGGATGCCTGGGACATCGACAAGCACTACCGCAACCGCTATACCGACCTGCTGGAGTCCGACTCGGTCACGGTGGCCGAGCAGGACCCCCTCGTGGGCGCGATCCGGGTGATCCGCTCCTTCGGCAAGGGTTCCCGGATCACCCAGACGATCACCGTCCGCGCCGGCAGCGCCCGGATCGACGTCGAGACGGACATCGACTGGCATGAGACGGAGAAGATCCTCAAGGCGGGTTTCCCGGTCGACCTGCGCGCCCCGCACTCCTCCGCCGAGATCCAGTTCGGCCACGTCCAGCGGCCCACCCACACCAACACCTCCTGGGAGGCGGCCCGTTTCGAGGTCTCCGGCCACCGCTGGGTGCACATCGCCGAACCCGGCTACGGCGTCGCCGTCCTCAACGACTCCACCTACGGCCACGACATCACCCGCACCGTCCGCGACGACGGGGGTACGACCACCACGGTCCGCCTCAGCCTGGTCCGCGCCCCACGCGTCCCCGACCCCGAGGCCGACCAGGGCCGGCACCGGTTCACCTACGCCGTGCTGCCCGGCGCGAGCATCGACGACGCGGTCGCCGAGGGGTACGCCCTCAACCTCCCGCTCCGCGTGGCCGATTCGGCAGGCGAGCCCGAGCCGGTCGTCTCCGTCGAGGGGGAGGGGGTGACCGTGGAGGCCGTCAAGCTGGCCGACGACGGCTCCGGGGACGTGGTGGTACGGCTCTACGAGTCCCGGGGCGGCCGGGCCCATGGCGTACTGCGCACCGGCTTCCCGTCGACCGGCGCCCAGGTCACCGACCTGCTGGAGCGACCGCTGGGCGACGCGCAGACCGACGCGAGCGGCGGCGTCCCGCTCACGCTGCGGCCCTTCCAGATCCTGACGCTGCGCCTGCGGCGGGCCTAG
- a CDS encoding 6-phospho-beta-glucosidase, translating to MKLTILGGGGFRVPLVYGALLADRAEGRVTEVVLHDLDDRRLYAVGRVLDEQAAGIPDAPRVTATTDLDEALTGADFVFSAIRVGGLEGRADDERVALAEGVLGQETVGAGGIAYGLRTVPVAVDIARRVARLAPDAWVINFTNPAGLVTEAMSRHLGDRVIGICDSPVGLGRRIARALGADARQAFVDYVGLNHLGWVRGLRVAGRDELPRLLADPALLGSFEEGRLFGVDWLRSLGAIPNEYLHYYYFNREAVHAYQQAGQTRGAFLHDQQARFYAEALRTDRSALQAWDRTRAEREATYMAENRESAGAGEREADDLSGGYEKVALALMRAIARDERTTLILNVRNGHTLSALDGDAVIEVPCLVDAGGAHPLAVAPLPGHATGLVCSVKAVEREVLAAAESGSRQTAVKAFALHPLVDSVTVARRLVEGYREVHPGLAYLE from the coding sequence GTGAAGCTCACGATTCTGGGCGGCGGCGGTTTCCGCGTGCCGCTCGTGTACGGTGCACTGCTGGCCGACCGTGCCGAAGGGCGGGTCACCGAGGTCGTCCTCCATGACCTGGACGACCGTCGACTGTATGCGGTAGGCCGCGTACTGGACGAACAGGCCGCCGGCATCCCCGACGCACCCCGGGTGACCGCCACCACCGACCTGGACGAGGCCCTCACCGGCGCCGACTTCGTCTTCTCCGCGATCCGCGTCGGCGGCCTGGAAGGCCGGGCGGACGACGAACGAGTGGCGCTCGCCGAGGGCGTGCTCGGCCAGGAGACCGTCGGCGCGGGCGGCATCGCCTACGGTCTGCGTACCGTCCCCGTCGCCGTCGACATCGCCCGGCGCGTCGCCCGCCTCGCCCCCGACGCCTGGGTCATCAACTTCACCAACCCGGCCGGCCTGGTCACCGAGGCCATGTCCCGGCACCTCGGCGACCGCGTCATCGGCATCTGCGACTCTCCCGTCGGCCTCGGCCGCCGTATCGCCCGTGCCCTCGGCGCCGACGCGAGGCAGGCCTTCGTCGACTACGTCGGCCTCAACCACCTGGGCTGGGTACGCGGCCTGCGCGTCGCCGGACGCGACGAACTCCCGCGCCTGCTGGCAGACCCCGCCCTGCTGGGCTCCTTCGAGGAGGGAAGGCTGTTCGGCGTCGACTGGCTGCGGTCGCTCGGCGCGATCCCCAACGAGTACCTGCACTACTACTACTTCAACCGGGAAGCCGTACACGCCTACCAGCAGGCCGGGCAGACCCGGGGTGCCTTCCTGCACGACCAGCAGGCCCGGTTCTACGCCGAGGCGCTGCGCACGGACCGGTCCGCACTCCAGGCGTGGGACCGCACTCGTGCCGAACGCGAGGCCACCTACATGGCGGAGAACCGGGAGAGCGCCGGCGCGGGCGAGCGTGAGGCCGACGATCTGTCCGGCGGCTATGAGAAGGTCGCGCTCGCGCTGATGCGGGCCATCGCCCGCGACGAGCGGACCACGCTGATCCTCAACGTGCGCAACGGCCACACGCTCTCCGCGCTCGACGGCGACGCGGTGATCGAGGTCCCCTGCCTGGTCGACGCGGGCGGCGCGCACCCGCTGGCCGTCGCCCCCCTGCCCGGTCATGCCACCGGGCTGGTCTGCTCGGTCAAGGCCGTCGAGCGGGAGGTGCTCGCCGCCGCTGAGTCCGGCTCCCGGCAGACGGCTGTGAAGGCCTTCGCGTTGCACCCGTTGGTCGACTCGGTCACCGTGGCCCGCAGGCTGGTCGAGGGCTACCGCGAGGTCCATCCTGGCCTGGCGTACCTTGAGTGA
- a CDS encoding LamG-like jellyroll fold domain-containing protein, producing the protein MCTSHEQPQAEAAQAGAGRRGFLRATALLSAAATAGVALPSVALPSVADAAVGEAAGRSGRRPDADSRRFTLAVMPDTQYLFDGPSICPAPLEASLRYLLEHGENDNIVFLTHLGDLTQNGAEEECAAIGEAFGILDRHGVGYSVLAGNHDIKSSTDDRRGPTPYLDTFGPQRFRNKPTFGGSSADGYNTYHLFRAAGREWMVLALDWRLSAQGYAWAKDVLARHPKTPVVLTTHELVAGDDALSDYGQQLWDRLIAGHDQIFLTLNGHFWPAGRAVRKNAAGHDVHLHLTNYQNRYFGGAAMIRLYHFDLDRDVIDVETVSPWILGRVGKGLNELERQEIELSGDADRFSVGIDFAARFSGFDPVPARPARPASRMLIPGTVAYWRFESPVSGTVRDLSGHGNDLTMVSVGGGSLGWSADHHPDQPAHGSLEFQGYKSPLQGAYLRTADGAPLNSAAFKDGYTIEAFYWLPAGWDAAHNSWSGLVGRAGRNGDIGRPTDDPDEPPATLSITDGPGPQWAARPLGQRALLTNWGDETARETWWHVAVVNDGRHTTMYVQGCPVVRNPHASAVGLASAGQPWLIGGYQYGGKIDQILHGRLGDVRIVSRALPVTSFMTH; encoded by the coding sequence GTGTGTACGTCGCATGAGCAACCCCAGGCCGAGGCCGCGCAGGCCGGTGCCGGAAGACGCGGTTTCCTCAGGGCCACCGCGCTGCTGAGCGCCGCCGCCACGGCGGGTGTCGCCCTGCCGTCGGTCGCCCTGCCGTCGGTCGCGGACGCGGCCGTCGGGGAGGCGGCCGGGCGGAGCGGCCGGCGGCCGGACGCGGACAGCCGCCGGTTCACGCTCGCGGTGATGCCCGACACCCAGTACCTGTTCGACGGCCCCAGCATCTGTCCGGCGCCGCTGGAGGCGTCGTTGCGCTATCTCCTGGAGCACGGTGAGAACGACAACATCGTCTTCCTGACCCACCTGGGCGACCTCACCCAGAACGGCGCCGAGGAGGAATGCGCGGCGATCGGCGAGGCGTTCGGGATCCTCGACCGGCACGGTGTGGGCTACAGCGTGCTGGCCGGCAACCACGACATCAAGTCGTCGACGGACGACCGGCGCGGCCCGACGCCCTACCTGGACACCTTCGGGCCGCAGCGCTTCCGGAACAAGCCGACGTTCGGCGGCTCCTCCGCCGACGGCTACAACACGTACCACCTGTTCAGGGCTGCCGGTCGCGAGTGGATGGTGCTCGCTCTGGACTGGCGGCTGTCGGCGCAGGGGTACGCCTGGGCGAAGGACGTCCTGGCCCGGCATCCGAAGACGCCGGTCGTCCTCACCACGCACGAACTGGTCGCCGGTGACGACGCGTTGTCGGACTACGGGCAGCAGCTGTGGGACCGGCTGATCGCCGGCCACGACCAGATCTTCCTCACCCTCAACGGCCACTTCTGGCCCGCCGGCCGGGCGGTCCGCAAGAACGCGGCGGGCCACGACGTCCATCTGCATCTGACGAACTACCAGAACCGCTACTTCGGGGGCGCCGCCATGATCCGCCTCTACCACTTCGACCTGGACCGGGACGTCATCGACGTGGAGACGGTCTCGCCGTGGATCCTCGGCCGGGTGGGGAAGGGGCTCAACGAGCTGGAGCGGCAGGAGATCGAGCTGAGCGGCGACGCGGACCGCTTCTCGGTCGGCATCGACTTCGCCGCCCGCTTCTCCGGCTTCGACCCCGTGCCGGCCCGCCCGGCACGGCCGGCGTCGCGGATGCTGATCCCGGGCACGGTCGCCTACTGGCGCTTCGAGTCACCCGTCTCCGGCACGGTCCGCGACCTGTCCGGCCACGGCAACGACCTCACCATGGTCTCGGTGGGCGGCGGCTCGCTCGGCTGGTCGGCGGACCACCACCCCGACCAGCCGGCCCACGGCAGCCTGGAGTTCCAGGGCTACAAGTCGCCGCTGCAAGGCGCCTACCTGCGTACGGCCGACGGCGCACCCCTCAACTCGGCCGCCTTCAAGGACGGTTACACCATTGAGGCCTTCTACTGGCTGCCCGCCGGCTGGGACGCCGCCCACAACTCGTGGTCCGGGCTGGTCGGCCGGGCCGGCCGCAACGGCGACATCGGCCGGCCGACGGACGATCCGGACGAGCCGCCCGCCACCCTGTCGATCACCGACGGGCCGGGCCCGCAGTGGGCGGCCCGGCCGCTCGGCCAGCGGGCGCTCCTCACCAACTGGGGTGACGAGACCGCGCGGGAGACCTGGTGGCACGTCGCCGTGGTCAACGACGGACGGCACACGACGATGTACGTCCAGGGCTGCCCGGTGGTACGCAATCCGCACGCCTCCGCGGTCGGTCTCGCGTCGGCCGGGCAGCCCTGGCTGATCGGCGGCTACCAGTACGGCGGGAAGATCGACCAGATCCTGCACGGACGGCTCGGCGACGTCCGGATCGTCTCCCGAGCGCTGCCCGTCACCTCCTTCATGACCCACTGA
- a CDS encoding IclR family transcriptional regulator, with the protein MGERSAADRLLAVLAAFDHEHPALSLTDISRRAGLSLTTAHRLAAALTAWGALERDASGVYHVGLRLWEAAALAPRGLGLRQLALPYLEDLYEATHENVQLAVRDGAEVVYIEWLSGRSAVGVHIRVGGRWPLHATGVGLALLAHDTPDAQAEYCAGPLPAFTPYTITDPARLRRALAEVRRSGVAVSERQVTLDALSVAAPVRGPDGDVVAAVSVVVPQATAQVPALTPAVRLAARGISRALGWRPGRRER; encoded by the coding sequence GTGGGCGAGCGGTCCGCCGCCGACCGGCTGCTGGCCGTGCTCGCCGCGTTCGATCACGAGCACCCGGCCCTGTCGCTGACGGACATCAGCCGCCGGGCCGGGCTCAGCCTGACCACCGCGCACCGGCTGGCGGCCGCCCTGACCGCGTGGGGCGCGCTGGAACGCGACGCGTCCGGGGTGTACCACGTGGGGCTGCGGCTGTGGGAGGCCGCCGCGCTCGCCCCGCGCGGCCTGGGCCTGCGCCAGCTGGCGCTGCCGTACCTGGAGGATCTGTACGAAGCGACGCACGAGAACGTGCAGTTGGCAGTGCGCGACGGGGCCGAGGTCGTCTACATCGAGTGGCTGTCGGGCCGTTCGGCGGTGGGCGTGCACATCCGGGTCGGCGGGCGCTGGCCGCTGCACGCCACCGGTGTCGGCCTCGCCCTCCTCGCCCACGACACCCCGGACGCGCAGGCGGAGTACTGCGCCGGACCGCTGCCCGCCTTCACCCCGTACACGATCACCGACCCGGCGCGGCTGCGGCGCGCACTCGCCGAGGTACGCCGCTCGGGCGTCGCGGTGAGTGAACGTCAGGTGACTCTGGACGCGCTGTCGGTGGCGGCACCGGTGCGCGGACCGGACGGCGACGTGGTCGCGGCGGTGTCGGTGGTGGTGCCCCAGGCGACCGCCCAGGTACCGGCGCTGACCCCGGCGGTACGACTGGCTGCCCGGGGCATCTCCCGGGCCCTGGGCTGGCGCCCGGGACGCCGCGAACGGTGA